From Rutidosis leptorrhynchoides isolate AG116_Rl617_1_P2 chromosome 3, CSIRO_AGI_Rlap_v1, whole genome shotgun sequence, a single genomic window includes:
- the LOC139897567 gene encoding uncharacterized protein has translation MAANQPEIDSFRLFPSTDDNKTQLGFSFLDDSPEKPPLPLPPPCIEVLISQASSSVKPTFEPVNFDGLTILKGRVSTEEVFALANSDLVPGKYEGGLKLWEGSLDLVRTLRLEIECGNISLAGKKVLELGCGHGLPGIFSCLQGASAVHFQDFNSEVLQCLTIPNVVANLPQKDQSPNNYSKVRFFAGDWSEVHQILPNVQTDDKESDSSASVGYDIILMAETVYSISTLPALYELIKKVMSHPNGVVYMAAKKYYFGVGGGSRRFISLVEKEGVMVASLIAEVGGGSSNVREVWKLQFK, from the exons ATGGCCGCAAATCAACCAGAAATTGATTCGTTCCGACTCTTTCCTTCAACAGATGATAACAAAACTCAATTAGGGTtttcttttcttgatgattcacctGAAAAACCTCCACTTCCACTTCCACCTCCTTGTATTGAAGTCCTTATTTCTcag GCTTCGTCTTCTGTTAAACCCACTTTTGAGCCTGTCAATTTCGATGGACTTACTATACTCAAG GGGCGAGTGAGTACTGAAGAAGTGTTTGCATTGGCGAATTCGGATTTAGTTCCTGGAAAATATGAAG GTGGTTTGAAGTTATGGGAAGGTTCATTGGATTTGGTTCGAACTCTTCGGCTAGAGATTGAATGTGGCAATATATCGTTGGCTGGGAAAAAAGTGTTAGAG CTTGGTTGTGGGCATGGGCTTCCAGGGATATTTTCTTGCCTGCAG GGGGCATCTGCTGTACATTTTCAAGATTTCAATTCTGAGGTCTTACAGTGTCTCACGATTCCTAATGTTGTTGCTAATCTTCCTCAAAAAGATCAATCACCGAATAATTATTCAAAAGTGCGTTTCTTTGCTGGCGATTGGAGTGAAGTACATCAAATATTGCCCAACGTACAAACTGATGATAAGGAGTCAGACTCAAGTGCATCTGTTGGTTATGATATTATTCTAATGGCTGAGACAGTTTACTCAATTTCTACCCTTCCTGCACTTTATGAACTTATAAAGAAG GTTATGAGTCATCCTAATGGAGTTGTTTACATGGCAGCTAAAAAGTACTATTTTGGGGTTGGAGGAGGATCAAGACGTTTCATATCACTGGTCGAAAAAGAGG gTGTTATGGTGGCCAGCCTTATTGCTGAGGTGGGGGGTGGATCCTCGAATGTTCGTGAAGTATGGAAGCTCCAATTCAAGTAA
- the LOC139897568 gene encoding UDP-glycosyltransferase 75C1-like has product MTQMQPHILLITYPAQGHINPSLRFAERLVRLGVKVTFSITVSAYRRMSKAGPVSDILNFAVFSDGFDDGFNSNTDELGVFYTQLRIKGKESLKETILLNAKNGTPVSCLVYTILLPWAAEVARDLHVPSAFLWIQPASVLRVYYYYFNGYEKLIKDCIESSGCIQLTGLPLFKSRDLPSFCYPGDPYGPVMDLIKEHFEMLDLEEKPKILVNSFDELENEALDEIEGKLKLVAVGPLIPSAFLDGQDSIDKSFKGDLFETSKDYLEWMNTKPEGSIIYISFGSLLVFSNKQKEAMARALLACGRPFLWVIRDGDKGNEEEVSCMEKLGELGLIVPWCSQLEVLSHPSLGCFVSHCGWNSTLESIVCGVPVVAFPQWTDQTTNAKLLEDVWGTGVRVTSNEDGVVESEEIRRCVETVMGGCDGESTMRKNTKKWKDLGREAMKETGSSYMNLKAFIQELNDSKSNVESEIVSTI; this is encoded by the coding sequence atgacccaaatgcaACCTCACATTCTTTTAATCACTTATCCCGCACAGGGTCATATCAACCCGTCTCTACGGTTCGCTGAACGACTCGTTCGGTTAGGCGTCAAAGTCACGTTCTCGATAACTGTCTCCGCTTATCGTCGAATGAGTAAAGCGGGCCCAGTCTCAGACATTTTGAATTTCGCCGTTTTTTCGGATGGTTTTGATGATGGTTTTAATTCCAATACAGACGAACTTGGTGTGTTTTATACTCAATTAAGAATCAAGGGAAAAGAAAGCTTAAAAGAAACAATTCTTTTAAATGCTAAAAATGGAACTCCAGTTAGTTGTTTGGTTTACACAATCTTGCTCCCTTGGGCTGCTGAGGTGGCACGTGACCTGCACGTGCCATCCGCCTTTCTTTGGATACAACCAGCTTCTGTTTTACGAGTTTACTATTATTACTTCAACGGGTACGAAAAACTCATTAAGGACTGTATCGAATCTTCAGGGTGCATTCAACTAACAGGGTTACCATTGTTCAAAAGTCGCGATCTACCCTCGTTTTGTTACCCTGGAGATCCGTACGGTCCGGTAATGGATTTAATCAAAGAGCATTTTGAAATGCTGGATTTAGAAGAGAAGCCGAAAATACTCGTGAACAGTTTCGATGAGTTGGAGAACGAGGCGTTGGATGAGATCGAAGGGAAGCTAAAATTGGTCGCTGTTGGGCCGTTGATTCCATCAGCTTTTTTGGACGGACAGGATTCAATTGATAAGTCTTTCAAAGGAGATTTGTTTGAAACGTCGAAAGATTATTTAGAATGGATGAACACAAAACCGGAAGGGTCAATTATTTATATATCTTTTGGTAGTCTTTTGGTGTTTTCGAATAAACAAAAGGAGGCAATGGCGCGTGCTTTGTTAGCGTGCGGGAGGCCGTTTTTGTGGGTGATTAGAGATGGAGATAAAggaaatgaagaagaagtaagttgTATGGAGAAATTGGGAGAATTAGGTTTAATAGTTCCATGGTGTAGTCAACTTGAGGTGCTTTCGCACCCGTCTTTAGGTTGTTTTGTGTCGCATTGTGGTTGGAATTCGACTTTAGAGAGTATAGTTTGTGGGGTTCCTGTAGTGGCGTTTCCACAATGGACGGATCAAACGACGAATGCGAAGCTTCTAGAAGATGTTTGGGGGACAGGGGTGAGGGTGACAAGTAATGAAGACGGAGTTGTTGAAAGCGAAGAGATAAGAAGGTGCGTCGAAACGGTGATGGGAGGTTGTGATGGTGAATCAACAATGAGGAAGAATACTAAGAAGTGGAAGGATTTGGGAAGAGAAGCTATGAAAGAAACAGGATCTTCATACATGAATCTCAAGGCTTTTATTCAAGAATTGAATGATAGTAAATCAAATGTTGAAAGTGAAATTGTTTCTACTATATGA